The DNA sequence TACCTTTCAGAAGACGTCTGAGTTGAATCTCAGACATGGCAGTGCTATCTTTGTTGGTTTGGCCTAATGAACTGCCACAGGTTTTGTGCATCTATgagattacaggcatttatcagattctcttatccagggtgactaACACAATGCAACTTTGACATAGTTATGCTGTTATACTGCAGGTTAAgtaaggttaagtaccttgctcaagggcagtgtacccaggaatcaaacctgcctTTTCCCATCAGGACAAACCGGCACTCACAGGTTGTCCTGTTTGCAGTCCCTGCTGTGCATTAAATGAGTGGGCAGCTGCACTAGAGTAATTGATGATCAGCTGGGATTGAAGCcagagggttgcaggtttgaatcctcATGTGGCATAATTGCATCTGCCTCCTTTTTTGTGCTATTTGGAGTTAAAtcaaaaagcacaaagaaaacaaagtaacaaagccaaaaaaaaatcagacttGAAATGAGTCAGAAGTTCTTCAATTATACTTTTGTTCACATGTGTACTTTAATTACAACAATTTAATTTGAACGCAGTGTGTTCATgtggtgcatttttaaattcccGTGTGTATTATGTAACTGTCTGTTGTGTGTTAGCAATGTCTTTAAGAGCAACATCTTAAAAAACCATTGGTGTGATTTTCTGTTTAGTTTAATGGCGCTGAGGGTGAGcgtggctgtgggtttgattGACCGCTTATGCTTGCTCGCACATCCCAAAGTGTTTTCTTTCCTGCGGCTCCCATCACTGAATGATGAACACAGACGCCCCCTTGTGGAAgttttgtgaaatgtacttTTACTGGACGAACAAGCACAGTATTTAGGCTTGTAATTTGGCACAAAAAAGTGGATTCTGTGTCGAAAAGCAGCCTGAAGTTAAAGAATGGAATGACAcattaaaaccttaaaaaattaGAGTGTGGAATCGCAGTTCATATACCACCAATATCAAACTCCCGTGAGAGGAAAAAGATGTACAGGtaattaaagttaaattaagGTGTAGACAGAAAAAATGTGAGATTGAGGGCGAAACTCAGGACAACAATCTGAGGAAGTCTTTCTGAGGTGGAAAAGGTTAAAAACactgtttgtgtacgtgtgtgctaACTCAACGTTTTCATTTCCCAGAAACCCTTGAGCACGGACGAGGCtctggactctctctctctcgggtttGAGAGCTCTCCGCCTCCCAGCACCCAGAAGAAGGAGCCGGTAAGTCACCAGAGAACAAGAACCTCcctacatcacttcctgtcaacAGTATAGTAAATAAAGTACTGCGTCAAATCAGTGCGGTCACAGCAAAATGGAATCTGCTGTTATACCATTAGCCAGCTCTGGGATGTACTTTGAGCATTTAATGCCCCTCTTAAACCAGTAGTGTGAGTTTAACTTTTAACAGAGTCATGAGTCTGTATGTTAAGGTATGCAGTAGCTCTGCCGCACCATGCAGGAGTCTGTGGCTGCTTTACTTCTCGTTTCTTACCACATCGttttctcctcctccgcctTGCGTGTGTAGAAAGTGGAGGACGTGTCCGCGATTGACGCCCTGTCCTCTGGGTTCTCCAACTTCGCCCCGCCTCCACCCTCCACACAGAAGGTAAACAgcaggagaaaaacagacagggaCTCAATCCACAATACAGCATGCCTGACAGCACTAGCTTATCTTTGTTTAGTAACAGCCTTGCACTCAACAATGTCTGCTACCACTACAATACGAACacttaacagatgctcttattcaggaTGATGTACTGGAGtgaagaacatcagtgttagtctcaggaatacaaaaattcTGTATCACCAAGAAGGTACTGGATGCCCTTTTAGAGATCAATAAGTTTAATGCTAACCTAGCAACAAATTGTATTGATACGAAGGAAAGCGCCACGAGACAGAGGACCTATCTTTACTTAGCTGTACCTGTAACATTAttccaaaaggaaatccaaagagagaaagaaacaaacaaaggaTATCTAAagagggtcaggggagccatggtggattctgaagaggtgagtctacAGTCTGTGTTGGACGATGGGCAGTGTTTCTGCTGTCCTGtctgcagtgggaagctcataCCACCACCggggggccagaacagacaagGAGACCTTGAAGTTCAGACACATGAGTGGGGTttggggaagaggagggggagatgTCCAGAGGTAGCAGAATGCAGAGGTCTGGTTAGTATGTAGGGTCTGACCATTTGAAGATAAAACGGAGCTGTCCCTTTACCTGCCTGATCGGCCAGCACCAAGGTTCTTGAATTTGATGTGAGTTCATTTAGGtcgccagtggagggagatgagaaggGGAGTGACACGACTGAGCCTGAGGAGGTTGTAGgtcagaggagcagcagcattctggaggagctgcagatgTCTGATGTTGGTGGCAAGGAGGCCAGCAaggagagttgcagtagtccagagaAGAGCTGACTAGTGTCTGGACTAAAACCTGGCTTGAGTTAGGTGGTGAGGATTCTCTGGATATTGCGCGAAAAGAATCTGATCACCCAACAAACGGCCATGATTTTCTCAGAGAGGGACAGCTTGTTGTCCAGTACCACTCACAGACGCCTAGCAGATGAAGAGGGTGACACTGTGGTACAATACAGGGTGAGGGAAAGCTCAAGCAGGGGAAAAGGACTTAGCTGTACTTGGAAGAAGATCATCTCAGTTTTAGCCAAGTGCAGCTTTAGGCAATGGCTTGTCATCTAGCTTGAGATGTCTGGTAGACAAGCTGAGATGCGTACCAACATGAATTGTATGAGGTAGGGGGGAGAGGAAAGAAACAGTTGTTTGTCATGACAAATGATAAGACAGGCCATGGGAGGATATGACAGAACCAAGAGACTTAGTATAGACAGTAGAGAAAGAGGACCAtggactgaacacacacacacacacattcacatacaacCTGGAAGTAGTGAGTGGGGAGAAAGGAGGCAAACCAGATCCCCAACATATTCAGGGAAGAGGTGGTGGTCAACCTCTTTCGAATGCTTCAGAGAAGTCGAGGCGGATTAgaaatgaggaagaggagagaggggttgAGTGGGAAGTGATGAGGAGAAAAAGGAGACAAGGTGGTAATGACGCGTCTGGATGGGGCTTGAATGTCAGACTGGGTGCAGAGCAGTTTCTCTTGATGGCCAGGCCCCAGCTGGTTTCATTCTCTGTGGATAGAGACTGACTGCAGCATGGCGAGGTCAATGGAGTGGAGCAGAGGGAAGAAGCCAGCTGACTGGGAGCTCTCCAGACGaatgttgaagtctcccagctgaaTCAATGAGCTAAGCAGGATCTCTAGCTCTTCATGAAAGTCAGCCAGCAGGGCCTGGTGGACAGTAGAGAGCCATATTAAACCGGTTGGTGGGGGTAGCAACAGCCCCAGCACGGAATTCAAATTAAGTGATACACAAGgccgaaagagagagagaagagaacatggccaggaagaggaagcaagcaGACCATATTGACCTTACTTGCCAGAGACGAAGTCTGAGGAGACGACCTCTTGGGCTGTCTGGGCTATGCTGCTTGTTTCAGTGGCAGAAAGAAACTGGAGGGAGGAGTAGGACGAGATGAAGCTGGCCTCTCGAGCTGCTGATCGGCAGTTCCATAGGTTCGCCTGCTCCTGTAAGGCTGTCGCAGGGGGACTGGGGTGGGTAGAGGGGTAGAGGAGGTTGGAGAGGTTTGGGTACTGCCCCCCGAAAAGATCCAGTGCTTCTGCTTATATGTGCTGCTTGAAATTGCAGGAATGTTACTGGAAGGATTCACTATGGGGATTCTCTAAGGGCCCCTCTACTGCtgtgttatctctctctctccctttatatatacactatctctctctctctttttctctctccctacccccttgctctttctccccccctttctctctctctctgtccttaaTCCATTCTCTTTTCCCTTCTCCAGAAAGTAGAGGAAAAGGTCACTGCAAGTGCTTCATCAGCAGGACCATTGAAGTCAGCAGCGCCACCTGCTGACAAGAAAGCCAAGTTAGAGAAGGTACTTCTTAAAAAACATTGAGCGCTAAATGAATTcagttgaatgaatgaaagtttCAGTGAATGCCAGTATCAGGTTTCTATGTCCTATGTCTAACGCTGTTCTTCCAGGCCCTTTATATACGCTTgctataattttaaaaaatatttgtaaatgtgtttgggTGGATTTTGGCATAATCTCCGAATAGTTTAGAGGTGACAGACATTACCACGTGGTTATTAGGGTTCTCAGGAACTGAAGGTGAACTGACCCATTGTAATCCCCATtcactccctcccacccccaccccaaatttGTTTTTCCCCAGGGTTGTGAGGACTTCTCTCTGAAGGGGGCTGTGGAGTCCCCCAAAGCCCCTGCTAACAAGAAGCCTGCAACGGATGGGGTGAGTTtgctactgtgatgtcacagttcacTGCCCCAACAACCAATTGCAGTCCTCTTTGGAGATATGACGTCAATTATCAACACTTGGAGCCTTGGAGTTGTGTTTTGGCCGAATAGGAAGAAACCAGGCCTGGCTCAGACACATACTTGAAATGCTTTAATTCGTTAGATGTTGGTTAAACTGCACCTGCAGGTTCCTGAGTATTTTTTCAACAAAGCATGTTGCTAACCAAAAACATACAATCACGCGAAGCGAAATTGGCCTGAGTAATGGTGAAAACCATGGTTCTTTTGAATTTTGTCAGTAATTAAAATGGGGTGTTTCTGGGGCGTTAAAGGGTTATGGAAGTTTAACTAATTAAATAacataaagtaaataaaataacccaGGTCTGGCGGGAGCACGAATGCAGATCAACTGTTATGATGCAAGAATACGGAGTATCTATAGAATgtagagtaaaaaaaattacactcttaaacttttttttctatttgaagAATACGTACCAGTGCATTTGCCTTTTAAACTGGGGGTCCAAAGCGATACAGATGTACAGGAAACTGACTGATTTGTGAGGGGCAGACATAAATACTCCACAGTGCCTTTGGCACATTGTATTCTGGGTCAGTCCTGTATTTACTAGGACTGTGAAGAAAAGGGCCTTTGTGTTTCTGGGTCTCACATCTCCCCCCTTCTGCCGTGACCCCGTGGTCAGTCCATGTCTCTGGACGCTCTGAGTGCTCTAGGGGACCTGCTGCCAGACGCCGAACCCGTACCGGAGCCCCCCAAAATCCGCCCCGAGGACATGGTCAAGGTACTGACACAGTGCATCAGCAAAATCAGTCCGCCTAGCTGTCCATTATGCACGTTTCAGAATATGTATTCAAACCTGGTCTGCACAATGCTtcaatgtgcgtgtgtgcgtgcgcgtgtgcatcACAGGTGGATGAGTTGAAGTCGGAGGAGGCCGTGAGagttggagagagggaggacaccCTTCCTCCAGACTACAGGTTCAAAGAGGAGGACCGGAAACATCTGCCCCCTCCCAAAATTGAGGTAAAAACACttacagactgacagacactcCCTTACACCCTCCCTCTTTACACACACGCCTGTGAAAGACCAAAATTATGGGTCACAGGCAAAACACAGGGGTCACAATTTTGTCTGTGGTCAAAATCTCTAAAATGTAATATCCCATCACTGGGTTGCCTTGACAACGCACACCATCCaggtttaatgttttttttaaatgtactttgcATCACTGTCCCCTGTcgcctcccccctcagccctCTCTGGATGCAGGGGAAGCTCTGGACATCCTGGCTGGAGGTTTTGATGCCCCTGCAGTCGCCCCCACTGTGCAGGCCCCATTACCCCCCTCCACAAAGGCCCCCAAACAGGTATAAGCACCCCTTTGCTGCAGAGACCCAGCACCCCAAATAGATTTTCACTTATCTGTTCATAAGCAGAAATAGCTCATTAAATTTCATATTGATTGTATTCTGATGTAGGCTATTCTACTCACGTCATGAAATAGCCCATTAAATGAAATCCAAATAGTGTCAAACCTAACTATGTTCTTACAGTAATTAACAGTGTATATTAAGAATATGCAACTTCATTTAAATTAACAGCTATTTAATGAACATTCTACCCCTCTCTACCCCACTCTGCTCCTCTCTACCCCATTCTACTTCTCTTGACCTCTCTGTCCTTCATTCTACCCCATCTACCCTTCAGCCCTCTAAGGGTACAGTAGATCATGTTGCCCCCCCCTCTGGAAAGGTATCCACATGTCATGCTGCTCCTCCGGGAGTTAAGATGCCCCCCGTAGAACCCGTCAAGAAGGTAAGAATCTGACCAGGTCAAGTATGGCTTGGGTCTGGCCAGGTCAATTatgtattcaaataaaaccCTTCTGCAGTTCAGTGCTTTCACACTTTAATATAATAAAGAATGTATTAATTAGAACTCTCTGATGTGTTCTTTGTACATTCCAGGCTTCTGGAATTTTTACAAAATTGTTTTCCTTAAAATTAAAAGCTGGTTGGTATTGTATGAATGTTACTGGAAGGATTCAGTAAGGAAATTCTTCAAGGGTCTCTGTCTTCCTTAAAATCAAGTGCTGCTTGAAATTGTAGCCATGTtatcctcactctctctctctctctctctctctctctcgcacacacacacacacacacacacactcctcagccTAAAGTGGACGACGTGGATTTTGTGCCCCGCCCCACAAAAGCCTCTGCTGTCCAGGCCCCAGTGCCCCCACCTACCCAGTCCCAAAATAAGGTAGGAGCCCCACCCGAACCATCACTGtacacccagcccccccccccccccccccagaaggtACGAGCCCCACCCTAACCTTCACTGtacacccagcccccccagaAGGTACAAGCCACACCCTAACCATCATTGTATACCCagcgccctccccccccagaaGCTACAAGCCCCACCCTAAAATTAAAAGCTGGTTGGAATTGTATGAATGTTACTGGAAGGATTCAGTAAGGGAATTCTTCAAAGGTCTCTGTCTTCCTTAAAATCAAGTGCTGCTTGAAATTGTAGCCATGTtatcctcactctctctctctctctctctctctctcgcacacacacacacacacacacacacacacacactcctcagccTAAAGTGGACGACGTGGATTTTGTGCCCCGCCCCACAAAAGCCTCTGCTGTCCAGGCCCCAGTGCCCCCACCTACCCAGTCCCAAAATAAGGTAGGAGCCCCACCCTAACCTTCACTGTacacccagcccccctccccccccccccccagaaggtACAAGCCCCACCCTAACCTTCATTGTATACCcagccgctcccccccccagaaGGGTATGAGCCTAACTTCACTATACAGACCCATTGTGTGATTAAATTGTGTCAATATAGCAgtatttacattaattttccagcaaaacaaacaTCTTCAGAGCTAGCTTGAAAGACAATTTGCTAGTTAGTTATTTATCTGTTTCTTAATTTTGCAAGAAGTTTTGTCAGCATGAACGTATTCATCATGTTATTCAAGCCAGCAAAGTAACTTCCAAAACAGATGTACACCAACTTCATAtacaaggaaaggaaaaaatcaCTTAGAGCAGGGATAATGTCATTCAAAATGGCTTTTCACAAAATTGACTTATTgtaatgtttgcattttcattataatatattgttgATCATGTAGGCATTATTAATCAACTActtcaaaatttgttttttcttaaatttttgtGCAAAATAGCTCACTTGTGATTTGGTTGGACAAAATGCCTTTGACTCTCATGCAAACCAGAATACTGCTTCCGCTGAATTATGTTGTGGTTCTGCACAGACAGAAAATTCACCAGCTCTGCTGTGTCAAAGTCCTCATCCTCTCTACTGCCTCGGTTCTCTCTTCCTGAATGTAGaaagcccctcccactgtggctgctggccccgcccccgcagcgCCCACAGCAGCTAATACGGATGAGGTGTGTACCGCTATATAATAACTCATCACTCACTCTTTTATCGAAAGTTTCACCATCAGTAGTAGTAATGCTCTTAATTTGTGTCTGTTCCTTTTGGGGTAAGTCAATTCGGCTCATAAAACTCAATTCTTTAATTGAAAAATTCATTATAGAATAcgatttttcagttaatttcctgatTTGACTTAATTGGTGATGTGTGAAAATcatgaagagagaaaaaaaatcatgtttatttgaaCTATACTTCTTGAATTTCATgtagaaatttaatttaaaagaactgaatgTTGGCTGTAGAACTGCCTTTGCGCAGTGTGTTCTGGGTCAGTCCTGTATTTATTGTGTCTGTGAAGAAAAGGGCCTTTGTGTTTCTGGGTCTCACATCTCCCCCCTCCTGCCGTGACCCCGTGGTCAGTCCATGTCTCTGGACGCTCTGAGTGCTCTAGGGGACCTGCTGCCAGACGCCGAACCCGTACCGGAGCCCCCCAAAATCCGCCCCGAGGACATGGTCAAGGTACTGACACAGCCTAGTGCATCAGGGTGACTGATCCACTGCTTCCACCCTGTGAAGGAGAGACTGCTTTTCTGTTGAATGTCCAGGATTGGTTAGGATGtcatttgtttctttctgtAAATCTTTAAAGAGATTATTTTTATCAGTGGAAACCTTGCATGTAAGATTGCATTGTTTTCCAGTCGAAACCATATATAGTTGCTCACCATTAGTGTTCACTGCTAGACATTGTCAAGGTCAAGCATCAGACCTGTGGGTTCGTAACAACCATTTTGAGAACCAAATGACCTTCctgctttttaaatatgaagGAATATTACCTTAAACTCACAACTGTCCTCTCGATTTCTGTGTCTGGGAGATCTCGGTTGGCATAGTAATGAGggttttgtctttgtctttcatGAATCAAGCAGGATCAAGAAAGTCGATGCgttcactgaacatttttaaacaccGTGTTAAGAACCCGGAGCCGAACATCTGTATTAAATTGAATGTCTGTGGTTTGAGTCTTGGCAAGAACTTGACTCCATTTTACCCAGGTctgcacaaaatggctgaatatctgtttgtgtgtgtgtgtgtgtgtgtgtgtgtgtgcgcgcgtgtgtgttcatgtgtgcgtacgtgtgtctgtgtgtacgtacgtgcgtgcgtgtgtgtgtgtgtgtatgcacgtgtgcgcgtgtgcgtgtgcatcacAGGTGGATAAGTTGACGTCGGAGGAGGCCGTGAGagttggagagagggaggacaccCTTCCTCCAGACTACAGGTTCAAAGAGGAGGACCGGAAACATCTGCCCCCTCCCAAAATTGAGGTAAAAACACttacagactgacagacactcCCTTACACCCTCCCTCTTTACACACACGCCTGTGAAAGACCAAAATGATGACACATCATCACAGGCAAAACACAGGGGTCACAATTTTGTCTGTGGTCAAAATCTCTAAAATGTAATATCCCATCACTGGGTTGCCTTGACAACGCACACCATCCAGGTTTAATATTTACTTTGCATTACTGtctcctgtcccctcccccctcagccctCTCTGGATGCAGGGGAAGCTCTGGACATCCTGGCTGGAGGTTTTGATGCCCCTGCAGTCGCCCCCACTGTGCAGGCCCCACTACCCCCCTCCACAAAGGCCCCCAAACAGGTATAAGCACCCCTTTGCTGCAGAGACCCAGTACCCAAATAGATTTTCACTTATCTGTTCATAAACAGAAATAGCTCATTAAATTTCATATTGATTGTATTCTGATGTAGGTTATTCTACTCACGTCATGAAATAGCCCATTAAATGAAATCCAAATAGTGTCAAACCTAACTATGTTCTTACAGTAATTAACAGTGTATATTAAGAATATGCAACTTCATTTAAATTAACAGCTATTTAATGAACATTCTACCCCTCTCTACCCCACTCTACCCCTCTCTACCCCACTCTGCTCCTCTCTACCCCATTCTACTTCTCTTGACCTCTCTGTCCTTCATTCTACCCCATCTACCCTTCAGCCCTCTAAGGGTACAGTAGATCATGTTGCCCCCCCCTCTGGAAAGGTATCCACATGCTATGCTTCTCCTCCGGGGGTTAAGATGCCCCCCGTAAAACCCGTCAAGAAGGTAAGAGCCCCCCCCCTCGGTATAAGGTCTTGGCTCAGGTCTGACCAGGTCATGCatgtattcaaataaaaccCTTCAGCAGTTCAGTGCTGTCAGTAATCTTCTCTCACTTtaatataataacattttttatattcatttgaaCTCCCTGATGTGTTCTTTGTACATTCCAGGCGTCTGGAATTTTTACAAAATTGTTTTCCTTAAAATTAAGAGCTGGATGGTTGGAATTGTATGAATGTTATTGGGTAACATTCTTCAAGGGTCTCTGTGCTGCTATGTCACCAAATTTGAGCCtcaccgtcctctctctctcagcctgtcTCTCAGCCTGACTCTGACTTTTCCCTGGACGCACTGGTGGATGATGTCGTCACCCCCACAGCCGCCTCCGCTGTCCAAGGCGCTCCTCAGGTGCGGACACCCTAACCAGAATCTCCATGGCGATGGGTCTATGTACCGTTCCAGGAGATTGTTCCAAGTATTTTCCAGCTAGTTTATTACCCTCAGCTATAACCTGATCAATCTGGtttttgccccttttttgtcattctgttactatgtaaagtgtctttgtgacagtgttctGTAAACTCCATACAAATTCAATTGGATTTGATTTGAATATCCCAATATGCATCACAATAATGTGCATGCGCATACAGATTTATGGTCTGCATATACATATctacgtgtgcatgcatgtgtgcgtgcgtgcgtgagagagtgtgtgtgtttgtgcgtgcctgtgtgcgtgcgtgagagagtgtgtgtgtttgtgcgtgcctgtgttgGTGTAAGAATTAAGAGCCAGAATAGCATCACTGGGCACTCTTTAATGTGTACATGTTGATTTTGAATTTGTCTCCAGTTGTCAGATGCTTCAGATGCTATGGATGCCCTTTCAGACACCCTGAAGGACATCGCCCCTGCTCCAGCACCTGCCCCCGTCCCTGTCAAAGATGTTGTCAAGGTGTCCCTCTGAtttgagccacacacacacaaataatgaaTCTGTTTAATCAATAATATTATGAATCCATTTTCCCCATTGTTTGGCAAATGCTCTTTGTATTGTGCTTTTGCATCAgggctataataataataattattgttgttgttattgtcactgttattataacaataataatatcaataaaatgTGGACAGAGCTTTCCAATGCCATCTGCGCCCATTCAAGGAACCAACCTCTAACCCAGGGTTACTGACCCTCTCCCTCATCGTGTGTGCTGTTCTATCCATTTCAGGAGAAGAAAGTAGTGGAAGAGAAAGTCATAAAGATGGGCGAGAGAGACGACACCCTCCCACCCGAATTTCAGCTCACGGAGAAGGAGCGCAAGGTACTGAGAAACACGAGGGGTTAtcttactcccccccccccccccccccgagtacTTAATAAATTAATGACGTGGTACAGACCATGGCTCCACTGCAATTGATTTACCACTTGCTGTATATACATGAGTAATACATCTAAAAGAATCGGTCGCACTAAGTGTGCATCTGGTTGCGTATTAGTCCCAGAGTACTTGgacaataaatgaatgaagtgGTACACTCGATGGCACCAGTGCAATTGAATAcatatatagcctgcatgaatAATACATATGCTGAATCAATAGAATATGAATACGAATTTGTTGCCGTTGTCTCACTTGCATCTTTTTagctcagtttttttaatgtcccaGTTTAATCAGAAAGGTTGCAAGCATTAAtgtggctttgtttttgttttcaggaaatggagaaggagaaggccaAGGCCAAGGCAGACGTTAGACCCAAGAAGGTTTGacataaaaataacttttattgaCCATTCAGGGAGTTAAATGGAATATTTCTCACTTTCCTTTGTGTCTACTCTTCCACGTTTGGACATGGGCCTCAGTTGCTCCTCTCCTTGTCCCTGCAGAAGTCCATTGACGATGATGCGGCCCTTGATCTTCTGTCTGGTGACTTCTCAACACCGGCTGCTCCGGCTGCTGTGGCTGCGTCAGCTGCTCCAAAGACGCAGTCGGCTGCCTGCCCTGCAGAGACTATGCCCGGCGAGAAGGTTCTGTGCCTGCAAACTGCAGCTCTTCTTATTTACAACCTTAAAAGCGTCTGAAGCTCTTTttatcataacattttaaaaaatacctgACAAGCAGGAAAGAACCTTAATGAGGAATGTTTGGTATACACTACATGGCGAAAAGTATGGGGACACCTGACATCTcttccaaaatgatgggcattaatgtggagCTGGTCCAtgctttgctgctataacaacctccactcttctgggaaggctttatgctagatgttagagcattgctgcattcagtcagaagagcattagtgaggttgggcactgattgagcgattaggcctggctcgcagttgttGGCTTTGccgttgatcccaaaggtgttggtcagggctctgtgcaggccagtcaagtccttccacaccgttctcaaccaaaccatttctat is a window from the Anguilla anguilla isolate fAngAng1 chromosome 14, fAngAng1.pri, whole genome shotgun sequence genome containing:
- the cast gene encoding calpastatin isoform X8, whose product is MGQILSFVRGPRDGPGVQDVAVEQQSQQKQPTSAPVGLASTGKPAEFEKAATSPAAAAAKPAATTAAAGAAAAATAAVKQVTPGAATAPKESPKQAKAPASPSKAKPFNAAAGAAVQATSPKETPKESPKTTPIASSKWEPAKTEPAKLAVGADKAAKPADNQGKPQDVKPKESPKSSPISPTKGKPVKGEPAAAAEAAAKKGKPEEVTPKETTKPKPSSLSKVEPSKPVAGAADVLKGKPKPGKPQEGSKIQVEVVPIPVTKSADKPVVDPFDALADSLPSEAPAPTAPVYTGPEVTEHGVTSEKGILCGEDERTLPPGYRFEDMGKNIPADLPEVKPTKPLSTDEALDSLSLGFESSPPPSTQKKEPKVEDVSAIDALSSGFSNFAPPPPSTQKEIQREKETNKGYLKRVRGAMVDSEEKVEEKVTASASSAGPLKSAAPPADKKAKLEKGCEDFSLKGAVESPKAPANKKPATDGSMSLDALSALGDLLPDAEPVPEPPKIRPEDMVKVDELKSEEAVRVGEREDTLPPDYRFKEEDRKHLPPPKIEPSLDAGEALDILAGGFDAPAVAPTVQAPLPPSTKAPKQPSKGTVDHVAPPSGKVSTCHAAPPGVKMPPVEPVKKPKVDDVDFVPRPTKASAVQAPVPPPTQSQNKPKVDDVDFVPRPTKASAVQAPVPPPTQSQNKKAPPTVAAGPAPAAPTAANTDESMSLDALSALGDLLPDAEPVPEPPKIRPEDMVKVDKLTSEEAVRVGEREDTLPPDYRFKEEDRKHLPPPKIEPSLDAGEALDILAGGFDAPAVAPTVQAPLPPSTKAPKQPSKGTVDHVAPPSGKVSTCYASPPGVKMPPVKPVKKPVSQPDSDFSLDALVDDVVTPTAASAVQGAPQLSDASDAMDALSDTLKDIAPAPAPAPVPVKDVVKEKKVVEEKVIKMGERDDTLPPEFQLTEKERKEMEKEKAKAKADVRPKKKSIDDDAALDLLSGDFSTPAAPAAVAASAAPKTQSAACPAETMPGEKGPVLDALSSTLLPDTPGFRPKQSPVGEKPKQSPVGDKPKQSPVGDKPKAKSGKSKSRSKKQAVADTSAIDELSGQLGSDVVSTSPAKKSSKS
- the cast gene encoding calpastatin isoform X20 — its product is MPHNKKKKHSRHGKPKGAAQAAKAAQAAPAGVAASEGPAPDGGAEGVEVGPRSPTAAPEATSQQKQPTSAPVGLASTGKPAEFEKAATSPAAAAAKPAATTAAAGAAAAATAAVKQVTPGAATAPKESPKQAKAPASPSKAKPFNAAAGAAVQATSPKETPKESPKKPVVDPFDALADSLPSEAPAPTAPVYTGPEVTEHGVTSEKGILCGEDERTLPPGYRFEDMGKNIPADLPEVKPTKPLSTDEALDSLSLGFESSPPPSTQKKEPKVEDVSAIDALSSGFSNFAPPPPSTQKEIQREKETNKGYLKRVRGAMVDSEEKVEEKVTASASSAGPLKSAAPPADKKAKLEKGCEDFSLKGAVESPKAPANKKPATDGSMSLDALSALGDLLPDAEPVPEPPKIRPEDMVKVDELKSEEAVRVGEREDTLPPDYRFKEEDRKHLPPPKIEPSLDAGEALDILAGGFDAPAVAPTVQAPLPPSTKAPKQPSKGTVDHVAPPSGKVSTCHAAPPGVKMPPVEPVKKPKVDDVDFVPRPTKASAVQAPVPPPTQSQNKPKVDDVDFVPRPTKASAVQAPVPPPTQSQNKKAPPTVAAGPAPAAPTAANTDESMSLDALSALGDLLPDAEPVPEPPKIRPEDMVKVDKLTSEEAVRVGEREDTLPPDYRFKEEDRKHLPPPKIEPSLDAGEALDILAGGFDAPAVAPTVQAPLPPSTKAPKQPSKGTVDHVAPPSGKVSTCYASPPGVKMPPVKPVKKPVSQPDSDFSLDALVDDVVTPTAASAVQGAPQLSDASDAMDALSDTLKDIAPAPAPAPVPVKDVVKEKKVVEEKVIKMGERDDTLPPEFQLTEKERKEMEKEKAKAKADVRPKKKSIDDDAALDLLSGDFSTPAAPAAVAASAAPKTQSAACPAETMPGEKGPVLDALSSTLLPDTPGFRPKQSPVGEKPKQSPVGDKPKQSPVGDKPKAKSGKSKSRSKKQAVADTSAIDELSGQLGSDVVSTSPAKKSSKS
- the cast gene encoding calpastatin isoform X22; translation: MPHNKKKKHSRHGKPKGAAQAAKAAQAAPAGVAASEGPAPDGGAEGVEVGPRSPTAAPEATSQQKQPTSAPVGLASTGKPAEFEKAATSPAAAAAKPAATTAAAGAAAAATAAVKQVTPGAATAPKESPKIQVEVVPIPVTKSADKPVVDPFDALADSLPSEAPAPTAPVYTGPEVTEHGVTSEKGILCGEDERTLPPGYRFEDMGKNIPADLPEVKPTKPLSTDEALDSLSLGFESSPPPSTQKKEPKVEDVSAIDALSSGFSNFAPPPPSTQKEIQREKETNKGYLKRVRGAMVDSEEKVEEKVTASASSAGPLKSAAPPADKKAKLEKGCEDFSLKGAVESPKAPANKKPATDGSMSLDALSALGDLLPDAEPVPEPPKIRPEDMVKVDELKSEEAVRVGEREDTLPPDYRFKEEDRKHLPPPKIEPSLDAGEALDILAGGFDAPAVAPTVQAPLPPSTKAPKQPSKGTVDHVAPPSGKVSTCHAAPPGVKMPPVEPVKKPKVDDVDFVPRPTKASAVQAPVPPPTQSQNKPKVDDVDFVPRPTKASAVQAPVPPPTQSQNKKAPPTVAAGPAPAAPTAANTDESMSLDALSALGDLLPDAEPVPEPPKIRPEDMVKVDKLTSEEAVRVGEREDTLPPDYRFKEEDRKHLPPPKIEPSLDAGEALDILAGGFDAPAVAPTVQAPLPPSTKAPKQPSKGTVDHVAPPSGKVSTCYASPPGVKMPPVKPVKKPVSQPDSDFSLDALVDDVVTPTAASAVQGAPQLSDASDAMDALSDTLKDIAPAPAPAPVPVKDVVKEKKVVEEKVIKMGERDDTLPPEFQLTEKERKEMEKEKAKAKADVRPKKKSIDDDAALDLLSGDFSTPAAPAAVAASAAPKTQSAACPAETMPGEKGPVLDALSSTLLPDTPGFRPKQSPVGEKPKQSPVGDKPKQSPVGDKPKAKSGKSKSRSKKQAVADTSAIDELSGQLGSDVVSTSPAKKSSKS